In the genome of Nocardioides seonyuensis, one region contains:
- a CDS encoding cysteine hydrolase family protein, with the protein MSTQDPRALVVVDVQQGFDDPWWGRRDNPACDDNIAALVEQWAARGWPLVYVQHASANPESPLHPESPGHALKDYLVAHEPDLFVTKGVNSSFHGEPDLDQWLRSQSIGGIAVCGITTNHCCETTARVGGNLGYDVAFVVDATHTFDRQAPDGEWLTAEELVRATATNLSGEFATVVTTAQVLDATGER; encoded by the coding sequence GTGAGCACCCAGGACCCTCGCGCCCTCGTCGTGGTGGACGTGCAGCAGGGCTTCGACGACCCGTGGTGGGGCCGGCGCGACAACCCGGCGTGCGACGACAACATCGCTGCCCTCGTCGAGCAGTGGGCGGCGCGCGGTTGGCCGCTGGTCTACGTGCAGCACGCCTCCGCCAACCCCGAGTCGCCTCTCCACCCCGAGTCTCCTGGGCACGCCCTCAAGGACTACCTCGTCGCCCACGAGCCCGACCTGTTCGTGACCAAGGGCGTGAACTCCTCCTTCCACGGCGAGCCCGACCTCGACCAGTGGCTGCGCAGCCAGTCCATCGGCGGCATCGCCGTCTGCGGCATCACGACCAACCACTGCTGCGAGACCACCGCCCGGGTCGGTGGCAACCTGGGGTACGACGTCGCGTTCGTCGTCGACGCGACGCACACGTTCGACCGCCAGGCGCCGGACGGCGAGTGGCTCACCGCCGAGGAGCTCGTCCGGGCGACGGCGACCAACCTCAGCGGCGAGTTCGCGACGGTGGTCACCACCGCGCAGGTGCTGGACGCCACCGGCGAGCGCTGA
- a CDS encoding helix-turn-helix domain-containing protein: MTAIDQQRLITLRLSRGLAVRQLARDCGIEIGVLNRLETSDDPTLSTLSVAALVRLADRLQVPIGHLFTDDLDNTPAPDPSPDHARLGALLNALGQATPVTALADALDWSPTRVHQAADDLTRLLAPAGMTVFRNSGLMSIRPEDDLHTDAELKVRRHPRTKGTQRLVTPARTKILYRAARTPISPHSLSNPDRVNIATLLKAGVLVEDANRHYVPSADVLESLNPVNIKHDQ; encoded by the coding sequence ATGACCGCCATCGACCAGCAGCGCCTCATCACCCTGCGCCTCTCCCGAGGCCTCGCCGTGCGGCAACTCGCTCGCGACTGCGGCATCGAGATTGGCGTCCTCAACCGCCTCGAAACCAGCGACGACCCCACACTCAGCACCCTGTCCGTTGCCGCGCTCGTTCGACTCGCCGACCGCCTGCAGGTCCCCATAGGGCACCTGTTCACCGACGACCTCGACAACACGCCAGCACCGGACCCGTCGCCCGACCACGCACGGCTCGGCGCTCTTCTCAACGCACTCGGGCAAGCCACCCCTGTCACCGCACTCGCAGACGCCCTGGACTGGTCCCCAACCCGAGTCCACCAGGCGGCAGACGACCTCACTCGCCTGCTCGCCCCTGCGGGGATGACCGTGTTCCGTAACTCCGGGCTCATGTCCATCCGACCCGAAGACGACCTTCACACCGACGCCGAACTGAAGGTCCGCCGCCACCCACGCACGAAAGGCACCCAACGACTCGTCACCCCGGCTCGCACGAAGATCCTGTATCGAGCGGCGCGCACACCAATCAGTCCGCACAGCCTGTCCAACCCTGACCGCGTCAACATCGCCACCCTCCTCAAGGCCGGAGTGCTCGTCGAAGACGCGAACCGGCACTACGTCCCGTCAGCCGACGTACTGGAGTCCCTGAACCCGGTCAACATAAAGCACGACCAATAG
- a CDS encoding ATP-binding protein — protein MTATTDLPDTATPDATAHSTGQSSAASPGSTVVNIGGTLPVRPTRYVPTNIVKGVGVVVQLTIRTGGCCLIDGPVGVGKTTAVVEAARGIGADAVYVNMFGTSTSRDQMDAIWTAMTGTRGVGTAAQIRDDILDTLNRKQMTLLIDDAHHVGLKGLAPILSIWNRIHTARGVGTPIVLCGNNLERHLSQTLPELLSRAGTRYAAAPLAGKPLVEAVLAMEPAIAGTDAATIKAIDTRYFRGEIRRWAQFFDLMTIFRGGDTTPRPLTDDEVTDLLGMMPRGSQ, from the coding sequence ATGACGGCCACCACCGACCTGCCAGACACAGCAACCCCGGACGCAACAGCGCACTCGACCGGCCAGTCGAGTGCGGCGAGCCCAGGTTCGACGGTGGTGAACATCGGTGGGACTCTGCCCGTGCGGCCCACCCGCTACGTCCCGACGAACATCGTCAAGGGCGTCGGTGTCGTTGTGCAGTTGACGATCCGCACCGGCGGCTGCTGCCTCATCGACGGCCCCGTCGGCGTCGGCAAGACCACCGCTGTGGTTGAAGCCGCCAGAGGCATCGGAGCCGACGCCGTCTACGTCAACATGTTCGGCACCAGCACCTCACGCGATCAGATGGACGCCATCTGGACCGCAATGACCGGCACCCGCGGCGTCGGCACCGCCGCCCAGATTCGCGACGACATCCTCGACACCCTCAACCGCAAACAGATGACGCTGCTCATCGACGACGCACACCACGTCGGGCTCAAAGGGCTCGCGCCCATCCTCAGCATCTGGAACCGCATCCACACCGCACGTGGTGTCGGAACCCCCATCGTGCTGTGCGGGAACAACCTCGAACGTCACCTCAGCCAAACCCTGCCCGAACTCCTCTCCCGCGCAGGCACTAGGTACGCGGCAGCGCCACTGGCAGGCAAGCCGCTGGTCGAGGCAGTTCTCGCCATGGAACCGGCGATCGCTGGCACCGACGCTGCCACCATCAAGGCCATCGACACCCGCTACTTCCGCGGCGAGATCCGTCGTTGGGCTCAGTTCTTCGACCTCATGACCATCTTCCGGGGCGGCGACACCACCCCCCGCCCCCTGACCGATGACGAGGTCACCGACCTGCTCGGGATGATGCCGCGAGGTTCCCAGTGA
- a CDS encoding SOUL family heme-binding protein, with translation MTEEQPYEVVEEHPDFEVRWYPEHVVAETRVQGSFESVGNKAFMRLVGYIGGRNTESTKVAMTAPVLQEPDELGEGRYVVSFVMPSGFVPEDSPEPTNPDVRLRSVPAHWAAARRFSGRWSRGRYEEHAKRLTEALESVGLEVDGPLRFARFDPPWTPWFMRHNEVVAPLRPLPEQD, from the coding sequence ATGACCGAGGAACAGCCCTACGAGGTCGTCGAAGAGCACCCCGACTTCGAGGTGCGGTGGTATCCCGAGCACGTCGTGGCCGAGACACGCGTGCAGGGATCGTTCGAGAGCGTCGGGAACAAGGCGTTCATGCGGTTGGTGGGGTACATCGGCGGGCGGAACACCGAATCGACGAAGGTGGCCATGACCGCCCCGGTGCTCCAGGAGCCCGACGAGCTGGGAGAGGGGCGGTACGTCGTCAGCTTCGTGATGCCGTCGGGCTTCGTCCCGGAGGATTCCCCGGAACCCACGAATCCGGACGTGCGGCTGCGCAGCGTCCCGGCGCACTGGGCAGCTGCCCGGAGGTTCTCCGGGCGTTGGTCGCGGGGACGTTATGAGGAGCACGCCAAGCGCCTCACGGAGGCCTTGGAGTCAGTCGGGCTCGAGGTGGACGGCCCTCTCCGGTTCGCGCGATTCGACCCACCCTGGACGCCGTGGTTCATGAGGCACAACGAGGTCGTCGCACCGCTGCGGCCTCTCCCCGAGCAGGACTGA
- a CDS encoding Mu transposase C-terminal domain-containing protein, which produces MTGSTSRSSIGQRREALEHLSRVRDDLGHIPGVVLVEVAGHLGVHPDHLSKMLRQFRATRTVAQRPGSTYKKCLPDEDRAKVAYFKCRGVAAKAYEDLKMAGVLPDGLSLRGFQRRVNEWPEALRACARGGYREMVKHQYFNVEHVPYRGYAYGTDHTKLPIRVLPTERGAQPIWPWLSVLVDLKTRLAMAYLLTADTPNSQDNIDLLAEGIRGWYTPEGVFVGGKPEFLRTDRGGDYISEALSANLINLDIGRQFTEPYSSWQNGRVERLNGTIDRDFAPDIPGFHPGGEDDYTRRALHTPVPVTSLLTLETLDRRLGDFFGEYNNRVHSALSGRTPLEAWAEDDQPVAAADQTTIVNAMSHRVSRRLHHYGIEIRGAIYGHPTLARLRKENVDTVNIRYHEHDRHHIEVFVGDEWACTASKSTVQSEHHRLGVLAVRAAQRREAERLTRLADRQRVEDERARLREEGVDESEWPLLPPDPDEDETAVPDLPEIPDGVDLADVIDSAVAYSDTLGSSLSGNRLERWEDRLSQNPQPDPDEEGAA; this is translated from the coding sequence ATGACCGGCTCGACCAGCCGGTCCTCGATCGGGCAGCGCCGCGAAGCGTTGGAGCACCTGTCGAGGGTTCGTGATGACCTGGGGCACATCCCGGGCGTCGTACTCGTCGAGGTCGCAGGTCACCTTGGCGTGCATCCTGACCACCTGTCCAAGATGCTGCGCCAGTTCCGGGCGACCCGGACCGTTGCGCAGCGGCCCGGCAGCACGTACAAGAAGTGTCTACCCGACGAGGACCGCGCCAAGGTCGCGTACTTCAAGTGCCGAGGCGTTGCCGCCAAGGCTTACGAAGACCTCAAGATGGCGGGGGTTCTTCCTGACGGTCTCAGCCTTCGGGGGTTTCAGCGGAGGGTCAACGAATGGCCGGAGGCGTTGCGCGCATGTGCACGCGGCGGCTACCGGGAAATGGTCAAGCATCAGTACTTCAACGTAGAACACGTCCCCTACCGGGGATACGCCTACGGCACCGACCACACGAAGTTGCCCATCCGGGTGCTGCCCACCGAACGGGGAGCCCAACCCATCTGGCCATGGCTCAGCGTCTTGGTGGACCTCAAGACGCGCCTGGCGATGGCGTACCTCCTGACCGCGGACACCCCGAACAGCCAGGACAACATCGACCTGCTCGCCGAAGGCATCCGTGGGTGGTACACACCCGAGGGCGTATTCGTGGGCGGCAAGCCCGAGTTTCTGCGCACCGACAGGGGTGGTGACTACATCTCTGAGGCGCTCTCAGCGAACCTGATCAACCTCGACATCGGGCGACAGTTCACCGAGCCGTACTCGTCGTGGCAGAACGGGCGCGTTGAACGCTTGAACGGCACCATCGACCGGGACTTCGCCCCCGATATTCCGGGGTTCCACCCCGGCGGTGAGGACGACTACACCCGTCGGGCTCTTCACACACCCGTACCGGTCACGTCCCTGCTCACCTTGGAGACGCTCGATCGGCGACTGGGCGACTTCTTCGGCGAGTACAACAACCGTGTCCACTCCGCTCTCAGTGGACGGACTCCACTGGAGGCATGGGCAGAGGATGACCAGCCCGTCGCCGCCGCCGACCAAACCACGATCGTGAACGCCATGTCCCATCGGGTCAGCCGACGACTCCACCACTACGGCATCGAGATCCGCGGCGCGATCTACGGCCACCCCACGCTGGCCCGACTTCGCAAGGAGAACGTCGACACAGTCAACATTCGCTACCACGAGCACGACCGCCACCACATCGAGGTGTTCGTCGGCGACGAGTGGGCATGCACAGCCTCGAAGTCGACAGTGCAGTCCGAGCACCACCGCCTCGGTGTTCTGGCAGTTCGCGCCGCGCAGCGCCGCGAAGCCGAACGACTCACCCGTCTGGCCGACCGACAGCGCGTGGAGGACGAACGGGCTCGACTGCGCGAGGAAGGCGTCGACGAGTCCGAATGGCCACTCCTTCCGCCCGACCCCGACGAGGACGAGACCGCCGTTCCGGACCTCCCCGAGATTCCCGACGGAGTAGACCTCGCCGACGTCATCGACAGCGCCGTCGCCTACTCCGACACCCTCGGCTCGTCCCTATCCGGCAACCGCCTCGAAAGGTGGGAGGACCGCCTCAGCCAGAACCCCCAACCCGACCCAGACGAAGAAGGTGCAGCATGA
- a CDS encoding ATP-binding domain-containing protein: MYARGGDGVDVRFVPCSVDDAIETADDCVDQLLDDGWGSADVCLLTTGHRHPVQVERTDFHDQDGYWGTWWDDDVFYGHVLGCKGLERRVVVLCLNEDGSRDRARERLYVGMSRATDVLVVVGDPEAVRRVAGEDVARRLGVS; the protein is encoded by the coding sequence ATGTACGCGCGCGGCGGTGACGGCGTCGACGTACGTTTCGTGCCCTGCTCGGTCGACGATGCCATCGAGACGGCCGACGACTGCGTCGACCAGCTCCTCGACGACGGCTGGGGTTCCGCCGACGTGTGCCTGCTGACCACCGGGCACCGCCACCCCGTGCAGGTCGAGCGCACGGACTTCCACGACCAGGACGGTTACTGGGGCACGTGGTGGGACGACGACGTCTTCTATGGCCACGTCCTCGGGTGCAAGGGGCTCGAGCGGCGTGTGGTTGTGCTCTGCCTCAACGAGGACGGCAGCCGGGACCGTGCCCGCGAGCGGTTGTACGTCGGCATGTCGCGCGCGACCGACGTACTCGTCGTGGTGGGTGACCCTGAAGCGGTGCGTCGCGTAGCTGGTGAGGACGTCGCGCGTCGGTTGGGGGTTTCGTGA
- a CDS encoding SRPBCC domain-containing protein produces MKQITRTLDIPATPEAVWSVLADTDSYERWNPFVTKLSGRLAVGERLEVRIQPPGGRAMTFRPRVVTVEPGRALRWLGRLGVPGVFDGLHELRLEPTAAGTRFVHSETFRGLLVPLLGKTLAATADGFDAMNQALAEECARRSSGEHPGDTAQS; encoded by the coding sequence ATGAAGCAGATCACCCGCACGCTCGACATCCCCGCCACGCCCGAGGCCGTCTGGTCGGTGCTCGCGGACACCGACAGCTACGAGCGTTGGAACCCGTTCGTCACCAAGCTCTCGGGTCGCCTCGCCGTCGGCGAGCGCCTGGAGGTGCGGATCCAGCCTCCGGGAGGACGGGCGATGACGTTCCGGCCGCGCGTGGTCACCGTCGAGCCGGGCAGGGCCCTGCGCTGGCTGGGACGACTCGGGGTGCCCGGCGTCTTCGACGGCCTGCACGAGCTGCGGCTGGAGCCGACGGCGGCGGGCACGCGGTTCGTGCACTCCGAGACGTTCCGCGGACTGCTGGTCCCGCTGCTGGGCAAGACCCTCGCGGCGACCGCTGACGGTTTCGACGCCATGAACCAGGCCTTGGCCGAGGAGTGCGCGAGGCGCTCCTCCGGCGAGCATCCCGGCGACACGGCGCAGTCGTGA
- a CDS encoding IS3 family transposase (programmed frameshift), protein MAAPRKYPEELRERAIRMAVDLRRDPATRSGALRRVGEQLGINPETLRNWVQQTEIDEGHRPGVTSDEAKRIAELEREVKELRRANEILRTASGFFRRGGARPQAEVTTAVLVDYIDQHRDQFGVEPICTVLRKAGTPIAPSTYYAAKTRPPSARAVADQGHLEVIRQVHADNYGVYGVRKMHAELNRRDHRIARCTVHRLMRGDGLRGISRAKGPRTTVPGAGPDTRPDLLDRDFKAPAPNRVWVADITYCRTFAGWVYAAFVIDVFSRRVVGWQLSKSLRTDLALDALEMGLWTRQHAGQDTTGVIAHSDKGVQYLAVRYTQRLAEAGAVASVGSTGDSYDNALAEAFNSLFKAELVRNKGPWKNIDDLEIAVAEYIDWFNHRRLHGEIGLVPPVEFEEQHDRHNPAPATVGALVQSLH, encoded by the exons ATGGCAGCACCGAGGAAGTACCCCGAGGAGCTTCGGGAGCGGGCGATCCGGATGGCGGTCGATCTGCGGCGTGACCCCGCGACCAGGAGCGGCGCGTTGCGTCGGGTGGGTGAGCAGCTCGGGATCAACCCCGAGACGCTGCGCAACTGGGTCCAGCAGACCGAGATCGACGAAGGTCATCGCCCCGGTGTGACCAGTGATGAGGCGAAGCGGATCGCCGAGCTCGAGCGTGAGGTCAAGGAATTACGACGGGCGAACGAGATCCTGCGGACGGCGTCGG GCTTTTTTCGCCGCGGCGGAGCTCGACCGCAAGCTGAAGTGACCACCGCGGTGCTGGTCGACTATATCGACCAGCACCGCGACCAGTTCGGGGTCGAGCCGATCTGCACCGTCCTGCGCAAGGCCGGGACGCCGATCGCCCCGAGCACCTACTACGCCGCCAAGACCAGGCCACCGTCCGCGCGGGCGGTGGCCGACCAGGGTCACCTGGAGGTGATCCGGCAGGTGCACGCCGACAACTACGGCGTCTACGGGGTCCGCAAGATGCACGCCGAGCTGAACCGGCGCGACCACCGGATCGCCAGATGCACCGTGCACCGGCTGATGCGCGGCGACGGGCTACGTGGGATCAGTCGGGCCAAGGGCCCCAGGACCACCGTGCCGGGTGCCGGCCCGGACACCCGGCCGGACCTGCTGGACCGCGACTTCAAGGCGCCGGCACCGAACCGGGTCTGGGTCGCCGACATCACCTACTGCCGCACCTTCGCCGGCTGGGTCTACGCCGCGTTCGTCATCGACGTCTTCTCCCGCCGCGTGGTCGGGTGGCAACTCTCGAAGAGCCTGCGCACCGACCTGGCCCTGGACGCCCTCGAGATGGGGCTGTGGACCCGTCAGCACGCCGGCCAGGACACCACCGGGGTGATTGCGCATTCGGACAAGGGAGTCCAGTACCTCGCCGTGCGCTACACCCAGCGGCTGGCCGAAGCCGGGGCCGTCGCGTCGGTCGGATCCACCGGCGACTCTTACGACAACGCCCTGGCCGAGGCGTTCAACTCGCTGTTCAAGGCCGAACTGGTCCGCAACAAGGGCCCGTGGAAGAACATCGACGACCTCGAGATCGCGGTCGCGGAGTACATCGACTGGTTCAACCACCGACGTCTGCACGGCGAGATCGGACTCGTTCCTCCGGTCGAGTTCGAGGAGCAACACGACAGGCACAACCCCGCACCGGCTACCGTCGGCGCGTTAGTTCAGAGCCTCCACTGA